The nucleotide sequence CGATGCGGTTCAAATTCTCAGACTGTATACATGACATGAACATCAAGCCGAAACATATCTGATTTCTACCTTCTAGCTATCTAGCTTGTACCACGCTATCACGTCCGTCGAACAAGCGTGTCAGCTAGATTGACGACGGATTAATCTTCGctaagagagatttttttttttatttcacattaacGTTGCACAGTTACAGTTGTactaaaaatctatttctttttttttttagatgcaTTTTTGTAATACATGATTTGCTGTGATTCGAAGTTTTAAACACACCAAGAGACATTTTAAGATCGATataggtaatatatatatatatatatatatatatatatatatactgaagcaagtatataatatacatatatatttatatacatatctctaTTCTCAAGTAagcataaatgttattttgccGTTTACGCTATTTTAGCTTTTACGCTATTTTACCGTTTAcgctatttaattaaataatagttgcTTAGGCATCAGCCAAAAGTTTACTTTTCCATTACAATCTCTACCATGTCACAATTTTAAGGTCAAATTTCGCGGTTGACAAAGCTCGAAGATTTCAAGGATGGCGATCTATCGATCGACATCACATAGAAAATAATGACGTGAACGTAAAATTCGACGAAATTACGTGTAATTTTGCTTGGAAGCGCAATCTAATGTTTGCGAAATTGTAACTTCGCGCCGGTCGATCGAGCGGTCGTATTGCGTGACTTTCGGAACGTCCGcgaggaagagaagagagaactTGCTGAGAAGCAACACGACACGGCAAGCAGAGTGTAGGGAACAGCGGCTAATCGTAATTACTGGGAAGACGTTTCAACGTGATAACACTGACCATTCGCAGCAGTTTTCACAACATGTCAGATTGGGACACCGCGCCTATTACGCTGCGTAAACGCGCTCCAAAATCGTCCACGCTCAAAACCGAGAAGGTCTGAAAACTCGCAAAATCCGGTGCGCGGTTATCACACGTTAGCATGAGGGATCGCGATGCCCGTATTTGCGTCGCACGCGATTCTTAACtgtagatttattatttacaggcGGTGAACGATGCGCGGCGGCAGGGTTTCACCGTAGAGACACAGGCGAAATGTGAGTACAAATTTGTGGCTGGATTTTCCTCCATTTTTCCACGGATTGTTTCGGATAATTATTTGTTGCGATGTAAACAAAACCGCGCTCGCCACTTTAAACGACAGTTTTGCGTATTCTTATCAATGATAACAGTAATTTCAAGTTACACAATCACACAATtttgtaagaataaaatatgatttaattgcaaagaggaataataattatgctacTTCTCTTcttaaaaatgagaatatttcaattttgtctatttcaatattagatttttcttttttcttctttttttctattattattaaagaagcaTATGATCAGAATTATTGTCATGtcatcatacacacacacacacacacacacacatacacacatattttatattataaataaaaatcttaagttaaatataaaattaatatgttttatgtacAGATTCGATAAATACAAGTATGTGAAGCATCTATTTTAAAGGATaagttgatattttattatattataagataataaattcatataactgagaaatataaataaaaaacagaaagcATCGAatcaagatttaaataaaatatttttcacatttcaatattgtaaaataataatttgctagatattttgttatttatcagAGAAAGATTCATTttgtcttataattttttttgagataattttattgaaagtaTAATAATGCTGAAACTTCTGATTAGGGGGTGGCGGTGCAAACAGACAGCACGTAACCACAAAGAATACAGCTAAATTAGATCGTGAAACAGAAGAATTAAAACATGACCAAATTCCACTTGAACTTGGTAAACTTATTCAACAAGGAAGGCAAAACAAAGGATTATCTCAAAAAGATTTAGCTACAGTAAAgtatttttgtctttataatttgggattaattattattagaaaaataaaaagatacaaatgtttgttattattaataattttcacatgcatttttttttttttttatagaaagtaaATGAAAAGGCACaagttattaatgattatgaaGCGGGACGTGGAATACCAAATCAATTGGTGATTGGCAAGATCGAGCGAGTACTTGGGATTAAATTGCGTGGTAAAGATCGCGGCAGACCGTTAACGACCCCCGGGACGAAGAAGTGAATCTCGGGGGGAAACAGTCTACTTTCGATCTTTATATACTATTCCCAAGAAAGAACTATGAGAAAGATGGTAGAATGGAATGCAACAAACCCCTAACCTTCTTTCCTTTGGTTACATTGATATAAGAATGGGTTATAATTAACTTGCCTTTAtggtaaaagaaatatattttaggatATTGTGAATACACATGTATGTGAAATAACATACACAGCAGAAATACATACAATGcgtatagtataatattaaacaaggCTTATTGAGTTACCTTTGTGTaatcatttacatattatagattttcaagTGTACATTACTAATgctaattatgaaataagagCGAAATATGTTTGAATGacacaataaaattcttaatttatgataaagtaTCCAATATTTGTTCATTGAGCACCATAGTGCAGAGAATTTGTaatgcaagattttttttaacaaaagtttataaaataagatataaataagagtatagaatataaatataaataagtatagaTTAGATatccatatataaaatagaaaacattgtgtataaatataaagaacacTTATTCAGGTAACACTAtgtgtatttgtattttttatattttaatgcatgtTCTTTTACACCATTTTTTTAGGCaatctacatatttaattagatttctttattccacaaagaatattatattattttcaagagtACTTAAAAGGgtgaaattttgataaataacaaaaaacatGTTGAGATActgaaataactttatttgcacaatatatataaatgcttgttcttatttctattaatcttTTCTCAAAGCAAAACTGGAGTCTTTTATTCCATCCttggtaataattttaatacttattcCATCACCTGtgtatatatctctttcaGCTGCAGAAGTGAAAACATCTTTCAAGATTGCTACAGCCTTTTCTTGAGTTAAGACTGTAGGAGTGACTCCTTCTTGATTCTTGAATCCAATCTAAAGAGGATAAAAACATTACACAATGcacaatattctttattatcctataaaaataaattgtaactatattatgttaaagCATATACCTGATTATCAAGAAGTGGTTGTAAAAGTGCACCTGCTGAACCACCAGCTCTATATGTAGTTTTTTCACAATGTCCAATTGGATCGTAACTATATATGCATCCTTTTCCATTCTCATCTAATCCAGCAAGTATATTACTGACATAATAAGGGAAGAATCTTTTATGATACAGCATTATTGAAAGCATCTGTGCTGCTGCTGGAGTTGTCATTTCTTTTTGATGTTCATGTTGATACATCTAAAGTACAGATAAATACTGTATGTATATCTGATAATTTATGATCGTATATCTAtgaaattactttataatttgtttagtCCAATTGAATATACAACATTCATACCTGCATGCGAGCGGATAAGAGACGAGTTAAAGTCAAAGTATCGCACCAGCAACCAGAGCATCCTAGAATAGTGGTGTTTGACAAAGGGAATAATTTATCCTGTTCTCGAGTATAGATTGAAAATCCCGTGCTAAGACGGGTATCCGCAGCTATGACACAGAAATCATCCCCTGCCAGAGCCACCACGctcctaaaaataaaatagcattttaaCAATATCTTTCAAGAGTGCAATGCACTTCTaagagacaaaataaaaattaaaaatattaattaatcataatagtTCGgtcacaataattaaaattaatagagatgTAGGTTACTTTCAATTTACTCACCCTCCGTTGTCAGAATAAGGACTGAAACTCACTTTTTTTGCCCCTTGTACCTCGTAATCAGGTAAACATCCTTTTCCATTTTCTGTTAATAGAGCCATTGTTGTATTTCGTCTATAAAgtctcaaatataattaccCGTCATACATAAAATTGAATGACACTACAATTTTCATAGAGACTCAAGAAGAGAGACATAGGGACACAACATAACTGTGGCATGACAGCGGAGGCGAAACAATCATGTCGATCGTGTTCTCTTATTGGTCAATTTAATGCTACACTCTATCACACAAATAAGATTTTCGAACACACTTTAAATGTTGAAAGCGTTTGAGCAACGAGGAGAAtcgtctttattttttaagcgaggagcacttttgcataagcgcataatcataacataaagaaattgattggtccacaaatatatccACAAATATGCAAGGAAATGAACCAcacaatttccttatgcttatagttatgcgcttatgcaaaagtgtgtgctccctgctttaaattgaataagaaaattctttatcattttacataGACATATAGACTGGACTGAGCATTGCGAGATAGACGAACGGAAGCCCGctgtagaaagagagatactATATGGGAGGCCTATGTTTGTCTCTTTTGCTAGCATTGGTGATTTTGTTCCCTTCCAGAATTCTCGCAATAACGTAGCATTAAATTCGGCACCTATTCAATAACTCACTTTATTGTGTTTTGCGTTGTGATACGTTTCGATACAATTGTATTGCttatacgtaaatatatattaaatatatgttaaatatatattaaaacagatattttaaaacagtgaaaaaatatgttaattatttcatagaaaaattatgtacaaggTTTGCAACTTTATTTTGACAGCCCtgcaaaaagagagacaaacaTAAGCCTCCCATGTAGTACCTCTCTTTCTACAGCAAGTATCCATTCATCTATCGCAACGCTCAGTCCAGTCTATATGTCTATGccattttacgattttcgtaataattattgagaaattaatttaaaaaatcgaccAATTCGCGTAAGTAAAAGCGCGCAATAGAAAGGAACAACCCATTGATATATGGTTGCTAGAACGCGAGAATCCATTGTTATTTACCGCTCATATAATCGTTGTCATTTATCCAGGA is from Cataglyphis hispanica isolate Lineage 1 chromosome 15, ULB_Chis1_1.0, whole genome shotgun sequence and encodes:
- the LOC126855203 gene encoding endothelial differentiation-related factor 1 homolog isoform X1, translated to MSDWDTAPITLRKRAPKSSTLKTEKAVNDARRQGFTVETQAKYSINTRGGGANRQHVTTKNTAKLDRETEELKHDQIPLELGKLIQQGRQNKGLSQKDLATKVNEKAQVINDYEAGRGIPNQLVIGKIERVLGIKLRGKDRGRPLTTPGTKK
- the LOC126855203 gene encoding endothelial differentiation-related factor 1 homolog isoform X2, with translation MSDWDTAPITLRKRAPKSSTLKTEKAVNDARRQGFTVETQAKWGGGANRQHVTTKNTAKLDRETEELKHDQIPLELGKLIQQGRQNKGLSQKDLATKVNEKAQVINDYEAGRGIPNQLVIGKIERVLGIKLRGKDRGRPLTTPGTKK
- the LOC126855014 gene encoding proteasome subunit beta type-1; translated protein: MALLTENGKGCLPDYEVQGAKKVSFSPYSDNGGSVVALAGDDFCVIAADTRLSTGFSIYTREQDKLFPLSNTTILGCSGCWCDTLTLTRLLSARMQMYQHEHQKEMTTPAAAQMLSIMLYHKRFFPYYVSNILAGLDENGKGCIYSYDPIGHCEKTTYRAGGSAGALLQPLLDNQIGFKNQEGVTPTVLTQEKAVAILKDVFTSAAERDIYTGDGISIKIITKDGIKDSSFALRKD